GCCGCCGGTTTCACCCCGACGGTGGTCGACGACGGCGTCAGCGCGCTGGACTATGCGAGCAGTGGCGAGTTCGACCTGCTGGTGCTGGACATCGGCCTGCCCGGTCTGGACGGGTTCGAGGTGCTCAAGCGTCTGCGGACCGACCGGAGCACGCTGCCGGTGATCATTCTGACCGCGCGCCAGTCGATCACCGACACGGTGGCGGGTCTGGAGGGAGGGGCGGACGACTACATGTCCAAGCCGTTCCGGTTCGAGGAACTGCTCGCCCGCATCCGGTTGCGCCTGCGGGAGGACCCGCGCGAGCCCGAGCTCACGGTGCTCACGCACGGCGCGCTGGCGCTCGACCTGCGCAGCCGCCGGGCCGCGGTCGAGGGTAGGACAGTTGAATTGTCCGCACGTGAGTTCGCTCTGGCCGAGACCTTTGTCCGACATCCTGGACAAGTACTCAGCCGGGAACAGCTGCTCAGTCACGTATGGGGTTACGACTTCGACCCGGGCTCGAACGTGGTCGACGTCTACGTGCGTTACCTGCGCAAGAAGCTCGGCGTGCAGTGGTTCGAAACCGTCCGAGGTATGGGATACCGACTCGTCGAGGTGGCCTGACCATGGCACTGGACATGCTGACCGGACCGGACGCGGGCGAGTTGCTGGAAGCGGCGCTCTCCACCGCGGGCGGGCACCTGGAAGACTGGCGGGTCACCCAGGTCGATCATCGGGGTGCGGTCACCACGGTCGCCTACCAGGCGACGGTCCAGTGGCCGTCGGGGCGTACGGACGACGTGCTCGGCGCGTCTTCTCTCGCACCGGACGACGAACCGCCCCAGGTGCCGGGAGCTCTCACCCTCTCGGACGGTGAGAATCGGGTCTGTGTCTGGCGTCTTCCCGACGATCCGGGCCTACCCGGCCTGACCACGGCGATGCAGGTCCCCGCCCTGACCGAACTGCTGCGCTCGTTCGGGATCGATCCGGGCGACCTGCGCACCGATCTGGTCTCCTACCGCCCGAAACGCCGTGCGGTGATCCGGATCAGTGCGGCGGGCGGGGTGATCTACGCCAAGGTGCTGCCGCCCGGCGACGTCGAGGCCTTGCACCGGCGTCACGAAATGCTCTACAAGGCCGGAGTTCCCGTACCCCACAGCCTGGGCTGGACCGATGACGGACTGCTGGTGCTGGAGAACCTGCCCGGTACCCCGCTACGCCGCCGTCTGATGTCTGCCGGGGCCGGCCTGCCCGACGCGAACAACGTGTTGTCGGTCCTGGACCGACTGCCCTCGGCGGTGCTCGGCCTCAACCGGCGGCGGCCGTGGAGCCGTCGAGCCCCGCAGTACGCCGAACTGATCAGCCACGCCCTGCCCACCGAGGCCGAGCGGGCCCGGCAGCTCGCCGGCATCGTCGCCGAAGGCCTGAAAGACACCGGCCTGGGCTCTGATCCGACGCACGGTGACTTCTACGAGGCCCAGCTGACAGTCGATCACGGGGGCCGTATCGTCGGCCTTCTCGACGTGGACACGGTCGGGCCCGGCTGCCGCGCCGACGATCTGGCCACCGCCCTCGCCCACTGCGAGGCCCTGGCCCTGAGCTCTCCCCGCCATGCCGACCGCTCGTACGCCATGTCCCGGCTCTGGAGGCCGGTCTTCGAGCAGCGGGTCGACGCCGACCAGCTCCGGCTGCGCACCGCCGGCGTGCTGATGAGCCTGGCCACCGGCCCGCACCGGGTGCAGCGCCCGGAATGGCAGACCGCCACCACCCGCCTGCTCGACCGGATGGAAGACCTCCTCCAGGACCGCCCCTGAAGCATGAGAGTCCTTTCATCCGGCTCTCCTGAAGGCCTCACCTTCGCTCGGGAAAGTAGTTCTCACAAGGACATCCGAGAGCAGCGGAGGAAAACATCATGAAGGTCCGGAAGAACTGGGTCATCGTCGGAACCGCGGCCGTGCTGGGCGTGAGCGCCGCCACCGCCGGCGCCGCAATGGCCGAGAGCACCCCCGACCTGAAGGACCGTGCCCAGGTGACCGCCGGCGCAACCCCGTCGGCCACGGCCGACCCCAGCGCCACGTCCTCGGGCCAGGATGTCGACGCTCTCGACACGGCCAACACCAGCAACACGGCCGACACCCCGAACGACCAGGACAACACCCCGAACACCCCCAACGACGTCGACACGTCGAACACCTCGAACACGGCCGACACCCCGAACGACGTCGACAACACCCCGAACGACGTGGACTCGGCCAATGACGTCAACACCCCGAACGACACCAACACGGCGAACACGCCGAACGACTGACCCCCCAAAACCCTGCCGTGATCATGCAAAACCTCCCCGGAGTTCTAGAACTGCAGCGCTAAGAGTTCTAGAACTCTGGGGAGGTTTTGCATGATCACGAGGGACTTAGCGGTGGGTGGGCGGTTCCGGCGACTGGTCATCGACTAGCCTCACGGGCGGGGAAATGCGTCCCGCGCTGTCAGGAGGAGTCATGCCACACGACCGGGCCGGATCGCCGGCTCAGCCGGAAGATCTGATCGACGTCGCACACGTCGTGACCAGCTACTACACCATTCAGCCCGACCCGTCCGAGGCCGG
The Kineosporia sp. NBRC 101731 genome window above contains:
- a CDS encoding response regulator transcription factor, with the protein product MNRILVAEDEARIASFVSKGLRAAGFTPTVVDDGVSALDYASSGEFDLLVLDIGLPGLDGFEVLKRLRTDRSTLPVIILTARQSITDTVAGLEGGADDYMSKPFRFEELLARIRLRLREDPREPELTVLTHGALALDLRSRRAAVEGRTVELSAREFALAETFVRHPGQVLSREQLLSHVWGYDFDPGSNVVDVYVRYLRKKLGVQWFETVRGMGYRLVEVA
- a CDS encoding phosphotransferase; translation: MALDMLTGPDAGELLEAALSTAGGHLEDWRVTQVDHRGAVTTVAYQATVQWPSGRTDDVLGASSLAPDDEPPQVPGALTLSDGENRVCVWRLPDDPGLPGLTTAMQVPALTELLRSFGIDPGDLRTDLVSYRPKRRAVIRISAAGGVIYAKVLPPGDVEALHRRHEMLYKAGVPVPHSLGWTDDGLLVLENLPGTPLRRRLMSAGAGLPDANNVLSVLDRLPSAVLGLNRRRPWSRRAPQYAELISHALPTEAERARQLAGIVAEGLKDTGLGSDPTHGDFYEAQLTVDHGGRIVGLLDVDTVGPGCRADDLATALAHCEALALSSPRHADRSYAMSRLWRPVFEQRVDADQLRLRTAGVLMSLATGPHRVQRPEWQTATTRLLDRMEDLLQDRP